One genomic segment of Nothobranchius furzeri strain GRZ-AD chromosome 10, NfurGRZ-RIMD1, whole genome shotgun sequence includes these proteins:
- the mpzl2b gene encoding myelin protein zero-like protein 2b, which yields MCELMFRTWLLAFVAGFLLSGVRPVCGIDIYTSRELEAVNGTNVKLKCTFNSVNPVSQSVSVSWTFRPLSGGADESVFYYQGGPFPPPEGRFKGQVEWSGDVLKKDVSITLQRVPPTFNGTYICQVRNPPDVHGVNGEIYLKIVNKVTLSEIGLLTAAIGGACVVILVLLGIIVAVRLCRKKSEHGIEMHPKEFEKGDPTVW from the exons ATGTGCGAACTAATGTTTCGGACATGGCTGCTGGCGTTTGTCGCAGGATTCCTGCTGTCGG GGGTGCGACCCGTCTGTGGAATAGATATCTACACTTCCCGTGAGCTGGAAGCCGTGAATGGAACCAACGTGAAACTGAAGTGCACCTTCAATTCCGTTAATCCTGTCTCTCAGTCTGTATCGGTGTCATGGACCTTCAGACCCCTCTCTGGAGGAGCTGATGAGTCT GTGTTTTACTACCAGGGGGGTCCATTCCCCCCACCAGAGGGGCGTTTCAAAGGCCAAGTGGAGTGGTCAGGAGATGTCCTGAAAAAGGATGTCTCCATTACCTTACAGAGAGTGCCTCCGACCTTTAATGGTACCTACATCTGCCAAGTGCGAAACCCTCCCGATGTGCATGGCGTCAACGGAGAGATCTACCTCAAAATTGTCAACAAAG tgaccctctccgaaaTTGGGCTTCTGACAGCTGCTATCGGAGGAGCTTGCGTTGTCATCCTGGTTCTCCTGGGTATCATTGTTGCAGTGAGGCTCTGCAGGAAAAAAAGTGAACACGGCATTGAGATGCACCCAAAAGAGTTTGAGAAAGGGGACCCAACTGTGTGGTGA